A single region of the Mercenaria mercenaria strain notata chromosome 6, MADL_Memer_1, whole genome shotgun sequence genome encodes:
- the LOC123550653 gene encoding kelch-like protein 9, with protein MPLSPRKRQSSREVSQPRPSSATALIAKNHSFKLLRGLQEFHKQETFCDYVLVAEGHEFKVHGVVMASCSDYFKVMLTGEMRESREGKVDLKGVSANGLKVVVDFAYTGIMGLTVDNVEKVLSAATHLQVTDAVELCSRYIESSIPIENCVDILNLSELYSLTSTHRVAQDFKLENFELVAKSGQYHKLTHKQLSLLLAENGLQVASEFHLFELVLRWMKLKKEREQYVAELMKNVRLPLLSGEELVEKVSTVPLMRDNKECHDLLTEAKDYHIVVSKQPLLQTRRTHVRADVKCLVMCHKENLEYYNFANKQHGFLRDATIQLSHPAVVVVDNFMYACGGKYNFNENNEIATAWCFRYDPRFDTWYELTSMNEARKDFVLLAQGGKLYAVAGQDENLVMCTIEVFDIATNEWEVKSSMNQSVYGHAGAVCNGKLYISGGQKFDGCCNDLERYDPVTDIWERRTPMTHARLNHNMVTINNRIYTMCGNIEDSYGFPVPVIAIEYYTPYKDQWTLCKKTLNIREAGACVLEDKIYIVGGINGEHYFSDLVQSYTPAKDELGIIEKFATRLHGRACCVLTLPQYL; from the exons ATGCCGCTGTCGCCAAGAAAACGACAGTCCTCAAGGGAAGTTTCCCAGCCACGACCCAGCTCAGCAACAGCACTCATTGCAAAGAACCATTCATTCAAACTTCTTAGAG GTTTGCAAGAATTTCACAAACAGGAGACATTCTGTGACTATGTGTTGGTTGCCGAGGGTCATGAGTTCAAAGTTCATGGTGTTGTCATGGCATCGTGCAGTGACTACTTCAAGGTCATGCTTACTGGTGAGATGAGGGAGAGCAGGGAGGGCAAGGTTGACCTGAAAGGTGTCTCTGCTAATGGACTGAAAGTGGTTGTGGATTTTGCATATACAG GAATAATGGGGCTAACAGTTGACAATGTGGAGAAGGTCCTCTCAGCAGCGACACATTTACAAGTTACTGATGCTGTTGAACTCTGTAGTAGATACATCGAGTCTTCCATACCTATTGAAAACTGTGTCGACATTTTGAACTTATCTGAGCTGTATTCATTGACATCCACACATAGAGTTGCACAGGATTTCAAGCTGGAAAATTTTGAACTCGTCGCAAAATCTGGTCAGTATCATAAATTGACACATAAACAACTTTCGCTACTGTTAGCAGAAAACGGACTACAGGTCGCATCAGAGTTTCATTTGTTTGAGCTGGTGCTGAGGTGGATGAAGCTGAAAAAAGAGCGGGAACAGTACGTGGCTGAgctaatgaaaaatgtccgtctgccaCTGCTGTCTGGAGAGGAATTGGTCGAAAAAGTGAGTACAGTTCCGTTGATGAGAGACAATAAAGAATGTCATGATTTGTTAACAGAAGCAAAAGATTACCATATTGTTGTCAGCAAACAGCCATTGTTGCAGACAAGAAGGACACATGTTCGAGCAGATGTGAAATGTCTAGTCATGTGTCATAAAGAGAATCTAGAATATTATAACTTTGCTAATAAACAACATGGCTTCCTTCGCGATGCTACGATACAGCTAAGTCATCCAGCAGTTGTGGTTGTGGACAACTTCATGTATGCTTGTGGTGGGAAatataatttcaatgaaaataatgaaattgcaACAGCATGGTGTTTCAGATATGATCCACGATTCGACACTTGGTATGAGCTGACATCTATGAACGAAGCAAGAAAAGACTTTGTTCTGCTGGCTCAAGGCGGAAAGTTGTATGCTGTGGCGGGACAAGATGAAAATTTAGTCATGTGTACCATTGAAGTGTTCGATATTGCTACTAATGAGTGGGAAGTGAAATCGTCCATGAATCAATCTGTGTATGGTCATGCAGGGGCAGTTTGCAATGGAAAACTTTACATCTCGGGTGGTCAGAAATTTGATGGCTGTTGTAACGATCTTGAGCGATACGATCCTGTCACGGATATATGGGAGAGACGTACACCAATGACACATGCTAGACTGAACCACAACATGGTCACCATAAACAACAGGATCTACACAATGTGCGGCAATATTGAAGACAGTTACGGCTTTCCAGTCCCAGTTATTGCCATCGAGTACTACACACCGTACAAGGATCAGTGGACGCTGTGTAAGAAAACTTTGAACATACGTGAAGCAGGTGCTTGTGTTCTAGAGGACAAGATCTACATTGTTGGTGGTATAAATGGAGAGCACTATTTCTCTGACCTAGTTCAGTCATATACCCCAGCCAAAGATGAGCTTGGTATAATTGAAAAGTTTGCAACGAGGCTGCATGGCCGTGCATGTTGTGTGTTAACGTTGCCGCAATATCTGTGA